A genome region from Alicyclobacillus acidocaldarius subsp. acidocaldarius DSM 446 includes the following:
- the ahpF gene encoding alkyl hydroperoxide reductase subunit F, whose amino-acid sequence MVLDDEIREQLKQYLELMEGDVVIRVAPGSDDASRDMMELVNELKSMSPKIHVEEADLPRRPSFSVNRPGEDTGIVFAGAPLGHEFTSLVLALLQVSGRPPKVDESVIRKIQSLEGTYEFETYVSLSCHNCPDVVQALNLMSVLNPNIRHTMIDGAVFKSEVEEKNVMAVPTVYLNGEFFESGRMSVEEILAKLGSQADVSELNARDPYDVLVIGGGPAGASAAIYAARKGIRTGIVVDRFGGQVNDTLGIENFISVKYTEGPKFAAQLEEHVRHYNIDIIKSQRAKQLRKGDLIEVDLESGATLKSKTVIIATGARWRNLGVPGEKELQTKGVAYCPHCDGPLFQGKRVAVIGGGNSGIEAAIDLAGLASHVTVLEFLPQLKADEILQKRLFSLPNVTVLTNVETKEILGTERVTGIRYADRATGEEHQLELEGVFVQIGLVPNTEWLGDFVEKTRFGEIVVDSRGQTSVEGVFAAGDCTNVPYKQIIISMGSGATAALGAFDYLIRH is encoded by the coding sequence ATGGTGCTCGACGATGAAATTCGAGAGCAACTGAAACAGTATCTCGAGCTCATGGAAGGCGACGTCGTGATCCGGGTTGCGCCCGGGTCCGACGACGCCTCCCGCGATATGATGGAGCTCGTGAACGAATTGAAATCGATGTCGCCCAAGATTCACGTGGAAGAGGCTGATCTTCCGCGGCGTCCGAGCTTCAGCGTGAACCGCCCGGGCGAGGACACGGGCATCGTGTTTGCCGGCGCACCACTTGGACACGAGTTCACATCGCTCGTTCTGGCGCTTTTGCAGGTGAGCGGTCGGCCGCCCAAGGTTGATGAGTCGGTCATCCGCAAGATTCAGAGCCTCGAGGGCACGTACGAATTCGAGACGTACGTCAGCTTAAGCTGCCACAACTGCCCAGACGTGGTGCAGGCCCTCAACCTGATGAGCGTGCTGAATCCGAACATCCGGCACACTATGATCGACGGCGCCGTGTTCAAGTCGGAAGTGGAAGAGAAGAACGTGATGGCGGTGCCGACGGTGTATCTCAACGGGGAGTTCTTCGAGAGCGGGCGCATGTCCGTGGAGGAAATCCTCGCGAAGCTCGGCAGCCAAGCGGATGTCTCCGAACTGAATGCGCGCGATCCGTACGATGTCCTGGTGATTGGCGGCGGCCCCGCGGGCGCGAGTGCGGCCATTTACGCGGCCCGCAAGGGCATCCGAACTGGCATCGTGGTGGATCGGTTCGGCGGCCAGGTGAACGACACGCTCGGCATCGAGAACTTCATCAGCGTGAAGTACACCGAAGGGCCGAAATTCGCCGCCCAGCTTGAGGAACATGTCCGTCATTACAATATCGACATTATCAAATCTCAACGCGCGAAACAATTGCGAAAAGGCGATCTCATCGAGGTCGATCTCGAAAGCGGCGCGACACTCAAGTCGAAGACGGTCATCATCGCGACAGGTGCCCGCTGGCGCAACCTCGGCGTCCCTGGCGAGAAGGAGTTGCAGACCAAGGGTGTAGCCTACTGCCCGCACTGCGACGGCCCGCTCTTCCAGGGCAAGCGCGTGGCCGTGATCGGCGGCGGCAACTCTGGCATTGAGGCGGCCATCGATCTCGCCGGCCTCGCGTCGCACGTCACCGTGCTCGAGTTTTTGCCTCAGCTCAAGGCGGATGAGATCTTGCAGAAGCGGCTGTTCAGTCTGCCCAACGTCACGGTGCTCACGAACGTCGAGACGAAGGAGATTCTCGGCACGGAGCGCGTGACGGGAATTCGCTATGCCGATCGCGCCACGGGCGAGGAGCACCAGCTGGAGCTCGAAGGCGTGTTCGTGCAAATCGGCCTCGTGCCGAACACGGAGTGGCTCGGCGATTTCGTCGAGAAGACGCGGTTCGGCGAAATTGTCGTCGACAGCCGCGGCCAGACGAGCGTCGAGGGCGTGTTTGCGGCGGGCGACTGCACCAACGTGCCGTACAAGCAGATCATCATCTCCATGGGCTCTGGCGCGACGGCCGCGCTCGGCGCGTTCGATTACCTGATCCGTCATTGA
- the ahpC gene encoding alkyl hydroperoxide reductase subunit C, which produces MSLVGKKIQPFKAMAYRNGEFIEVTDQDLLGKWSILCFYPADFSFVCPTELEDLQEHYDELKKLGVEVYSVSTDTHFVHKAWHDVSPSIQKITYTMISDATHEISRNFDVLIEDQGVAERATFLIDPDGVIQAIEITADGIGRDASTLIPKVKAAQYVRNHPGEVCPAKWKEGEKTLKPSLDLVGKI; this is translated from the coding sequence ATGTCTCTCGTGGGCAAGAAGATTCAGCCGTTCAAGGCCATGGCGTACCGTAACGGCGAGTTCATTGAGGTGACGGATCAAGATCTGTTGGGCAAGTGGAGCATCCTGTGCTTCTATCCGGCGGACTTTTCGTTCGTGTGCCCGACGGAGTTGGAGGACCTGCAGGAGCACTATGACGAGCTGAAGAAGCTCGGCGTGGAAGTGTACTCCGTTTCGACGGACACGCACTTCGTGCACAAGGCTTGGCACGACGTGTCGCCGTCCATTCAGAAGATCACCTACACGATGATCAGCGACGCGACGCACGAGATTTCCCGCAACTTTGACGTGCTCATCGAGGACCAGGGGGTCGCGGAGCGCGCCACGTTCCTCATCGATCCGGACGGCGTCATCCAGGCCATCGAGATCACGGCGGACGGGATCGGCCGCGACGCGTCGACGCTGATTCCGAAGGTGAAGGCCGCACAGTATGTGCGCAATCACCCCGGTGAGGTCTGCCCGGCGAAGTGGAAGGAAGGCGAGAAGACGCTCAAGCCGAGCCTCGATCTCGTCGGCAAGATCTGA
- a CDS encoding Fur family transcriptional regulator, with translation MQAQKDAVQLLKNAGLRVTPQREAILQFLLDYDGHATVDDIYTSLQDRFPSMSVSTVYNTVKQLSQVGLVKEIGVGEGASRFDINVEPHHHLVCTRCGALFDFYLEEPIQLSVPPEARGFEVEDYHVEVRGICPKCKQQQVS, from the coding sequence ATGCAGGCGCAGAAGGACGCTGTGCAGTTGTTGAAAAATGCCGGCCTGCGCGTGACCCCGCAGCGAGAAGCCATTCTCCAGTTCTTGTTGGACTACGACGGTCATGCGACCGTGGACGATATTTACACGTCACTGCAGGACCGCTTTCCTAGCATGAGCGTATCCACCGTCTACAATACGGTAAAGCAACTGTCGCAGGTGGGACTCGTGAAGGAGATTGGCGTTGGCGAGGGCGCGAGCCGGTTCGACATCAACGTGGAACCCCACCATCACCTGGTCTGCACGCGCTGCGGTGCGCTGTTCGATTTTTACCTGGAGGAGCCGATTCAGTTGTCTGTGCCACCGGAAGCCCGGGGATTTGAGGTTGAGGATTATCACGTCGAGGTCCGCGGAATCTGCCCGAAGTGTAAACAGCAGCAGGTCTCGTGA
- a CDS encoding proline iminopeptidase-family hydrolase, whose product MQGFIQVPGGRVAYWLYGEDTPGVPLLCVHGGPGMPHDYLEPLTQLCQDRPIVFYDQLGCGASDPIEDVSKLTVSHFVQELEVVRRELGLQKFHLLGHSWGGWLALQYVVDYKPRIRSLSICGSPASSEEFVLGCDELKCQLPGWMQDAILECEHQEDFRDPSYVAATNEFYRRHFCRLEPWPEPVKRSMDNLNLDIYLHMWGPSEFGPVTGVLRDWSIEGRLAEISVPSFIACGVWDEARPKYMSKFCANLSGPVEFHIFENSSHLPFWEDRDAFHRALRAFLRKYDKTTV is encoded by the coding sequence ATGCAAGGGTTCATACAGGTGCCGGGGGGCAGAGTCGCATATTGGCTTTATGGAGAAGACACTCCCGGTGTTCCGCTTCTTTGTGTTCACGGCGGGCCTGGCATGCCTCATGATTACCTCGAACCTCTGACACAGCTATGCCAAGATCGACCGATTGTATTTTACGATCAGCTTGGGTGCGGCGCGTCTGATCCAATTGAGGATGTGAGCAAGCTAACGGTATCTCATTTCGTCCAAGAATTAGAGGTTGTAAGGCGCGAGCTAGGTCTTCAAAAATTCCATCTGTTAGGACATTCTTGGGGAGGCTGGCTCGCTCTTCAGTACGTAGTGGATTACAAGCCGCGGATTCGCTCTCTCTCCATTTGCGGTTCTCCCGCCAGTTCCGAGGAATTTGTTTTGGGGTGTGACGAGTTGAAATGCCAACTGCCGGGGTGGATGCAAGACGCGATTTTGGAATGCGAGCACCAGGAGGACTTTCGAGATCCCTCGTATGTTGCGGCGACGAACGAGTTCTACAGACGCCATTTCTGTAGGCTAGAGCCTTGGCCTGAACCTGTCAAGCGTTCAATGGACAATCTGAATCTCGACATCTATCTACACATGTGGGGCCCCAGCGAGTTTGGCCCGGTGACCGGTGTGCTGAGGGACTGGTCCATAGAAGGTAGGCTAGCCGAAATCAGTGTTCCGTCGTTTATTGCCTGTGGCGTCTGGGACGAGGCGAGACCTAAATACATGTCAAAGTTCTGCGCGAACCTATCAGGTCCAGTGGAGTTTCACATTTTCGAGAATAGCTCTCATCTGCCATTTTGGGAGGATCGCGATGCTTTTCACAGAGCACTGCGTGCGTTCCTTCGCAAGTACGACAAAACGACGGTGTAG